A genomic window from Lycium barbarum isolate Lr01 chromosome 4, ASM1917538v2, whole genome shotgun sequence includes:
- the LOC132635454 gene encoding chlorophyll a-b binding protein, chloroplastic, with protein MASACASSTIAAVAFSSPSSQRNGSIVGATKASFLGGRRLRVSKYAAPAGSPRAVTVCVAADPDRPLWFPGSTPPEWLDGSLPGDFGFDPLGLSSDPESLKWNVQAEIVHCRWAMLGAAGIFIPEFLTKIGILNTPSWYTAGEQEYFTDTTTLFVIELVLIGWAEGRRWADIIKPGCVNTDPIFPNNKLTGTDVGYPGGLWFDPLGWGSGSPEKIKELRTKEIKNGRLAMLAVMGAWFQHIYTGTGPIDNLFAHLADPGHATIFAAFSPK; from the exons ATGGCCTCCGCCTGTGCTTCATCCACCATTGCTGCTGTTGCTTTTTCTTCCCCAAG TTCCCAGAGAAATGGATCAATTGTAGGAGCAACAAAAGCTTCATTCCTTGGAGGGAGAAGACTGAGAGTGAGCAAATACGCTGCGCCAGCGGGATCGCCACGAGCTGTGACAGTGTGTGTTGCTGCGGACCCTGACAGACCACTCTGGTTCCCTGGCAGCACCCCTCCTGAATGGCTTGATGGCAG CCTTCCTGGAGATTTCGGTTTCGATCCTCTTGGCCTGT CATCGGACCCAGAGAGCTTGAAATGGAACGTGCAGGCAGAAATTGTACACTGCAGATGGGCAATGTTGGGAGCTGCAGGAATTTTCATCCCGGAATTCCTCACAAAAATCGGAATCCTTAACACACCTTCATGGTACACCGCTGGGGAACAAGAATACTTCACAGACACAACCACTCTATTCGTCATCGAGTTGGTACTTATAGGTTGGGCTGAGGGAAGAAGGTGGGCAGATATCATCAAGCCTGGATGTGTAAACACAGACCCCATCTTCCCTAACAACAAGCTCACAGGGACAGACGTCGGTTATCCAGGTGGCTTGTGGTTTGACCCCTTGGGTTGGGGTTCTGGTTCCCCTGAAAAGATCAAGGAGTTGAGGACAAAGGAGATCAAGAACGGAAGACTCGCCATGTTGGCTGTCATGGGTGCATGGTTCCAACACATTTACACTGGAACTGGCCCAATTGACAACCTCTTTGCTCACCTTGCTGATCCTGGTCACGCCACTATTTTTGCT GCATTCAGTCCCAAGTGA